A single genomic interval of Halorubrum aethiopicum harbors:
- a CDS encoding archaeosine biosynthesis radical SAM protein RaSEA: MSQPSPEAYEQGRGMDAHNAVMRDIRAERSETYDPTEPTRVWIDEDNTPDGVVNSLTIILNTGGCRWARAGGCTMCGYVAESVEGGSVSHEDLITQIEACLEHERENAAEPAELIKIYTSGSFLDEREVPAETRRAIAETFADRDRIVVESLPDFVSREKIGDFADHGIATDVAVGLETATDRVRRDCVNKYFDFADFEDACAEAAAADDAFDADVGVKAYLLLKPPFLAEPEAAADMVDSIRRCAAVEGCHTVSMNPTNVQRYTMVDELFFEGGYRPPWLWTVAHVLEETADVDAIVVSDPVGHGSDRGAHNCGECDDRVQTAIKDFDKRQDPSVFDQVSCACEDTWEVVMAEETSYNMPLAR; encoded by the coding sequence ATGAGCCAACCGAGCCCCGAGGCCTACGAGCAGGGGCGCGGCATGGACGCGCACAACGCGGTCATGCGCGACATCCGCGCCGAGCGCTCGGAGACGTACGACCCGACGGAGCCGACCAGGGTCTGGATCGACGAGGACAACACCCCCGACGGGGTGGTGAACTCGCTCACGATCATCTTAAACACCGGCGGCTGCCGCTGGGCCCGCGCCGGCGGCTGTACGATGTGCGGCTACGTCGCCGAGTCCGTCGAGGGCGGCAGCGTGAGCCACGAGGACCTGATCACCCAGATCGAGGCCTGCTTGGAACACGAGCGCGAGAACGCCGCGGAGCCCGCCGAGCTGATCAAGATCTACACTTCCGGCTCCTTCCTCGACGAGCGCGAGGTCCCGGCGGAGACGAGGCGGGCGATCGCGGAGACGTTCGCCGACCGCGACCGGATCGTCGTCGAGTCGCTGCCGGACTTCGTGAGTCGGGAGAAGATCGGCGACTTCGCCGACCACGGGATCGCGACCGACGTGGCGGTCGGGCTCGAGACCGCGACCGACCGCGTCCGGCGCGACTGCGTCAACAAGTATTTCGACTTCGCGGACTTCGAGGACGCCTGCGCCGAGGCGGCCGCCGCGGACGACGCCTTCGACGCCGACGTGGGCGTCAAGGCGTATCTCCTCCTGAAGCCGCCGTTCCTCGCGGAGCCCGAGGCCGCCGCGGACATGGTCGACTCGATCCGCCGGTGTGCCGCCGTCGAGGGCTGTCACACCGTCTCGATGAACCCGACCAACGTCCAGCGGTACACCATGGTCGACGAGCTGTTCTTCGAGGGCGGCTACCGCCCGCCGTGGCTCTGGACGGTCGCGCACGTGCTCGAGGAGACCGCCGATGTCGACGCCATCGTCGTCTCCGACCCGGTCGGCCACGGCTCCGACCGCGGCGCGCACAACTGCGGCGAGTGCGACGACCGGGTCCAGACCGCGATCAAGGACTTCGACAAACGCCAGGACCCGAGCGTCTTCGATCAGGTCTCGTGTGCCTGTGAGGACACCTGGGAGGTCGTCATGGCGGAGGAGACGAGCTACAACATGCCGCTGGCGCGGTAG